AGAGTTTGTGCCAGCAAATCAACACATTTAAATTAACTCTACCAATTCTGCTAAGAAGAGAGGTCAGATATCTATTCAGAAGCTTGTGGATGACTACCTAAAGCATCTACTAGAACTGCAGCTTGCCAAGAgacctttaacctcctaggatggacatatgtggacatcacattttgggttgtctagaccaaaatacttaatttgctctacaagggcctgatatccacttacgtggatattatactgccactgttctatcaaaatttaaagctaatgtcctcatatgtggatcttaTTTTTCTCAGGAACAAAAATCAGGTATAAAAAATTCACATaactctttgtttttacattgctCAGGTCCCAAGCAGCCCaaacagcaaagagaaattaaaaaagcatgccatgacagagttcgggtcttaggaggttaaacacATTTCAGTGGATGTGTAtctaagaaaaaaatcaaaaattcaTTCAAACCTGTGCACTCTGTGTTCTTGTTCATTCacgtcattaaagatgtatgctgtacaattaTTCAACCCTGTCAAAAATAAGAAATCATTAATATCCCCCATATTACCATGATAGTCACACCCATGATGAGTGGATGTAAACTCCCCtactgtaaatgttttttaGAATATTTAAGACTGCTTTTAAATAATACCTTTAAAGTAAGGTTAAGAcattctctccttctcttttaGGAACAAAAGAAACATGATCTCAGTTTGGAAAAAGTATTTGAACAAGTCTTGTTTGTGTGGTCCATCATCAGTGTGATCATCTTCACCTGTGGTTGCTCTGCAAGAGCCAGGTGTTTATACTCTGTGCTAATTGGCCTTGTTCATCCATTATAAACTACCATGAAACTGGTCAGCAACTCCcatttaacaaaaagaaaattatgGTAACGATAAGTGAGGTGTGCTcagagaaacaaataaacattgtTTATTTGCACACACTGGGACACTCTGTTCGTCAGATTAGCAAACAAATCAATGTCCCGTCCTCCACAATATTatcagaaagttaaaaaaaaaaatgatggccTCATTATTGAGAACAGAAGACGTTCGAGCAGACCCAGAAAGACCAGGACAAGGTCcataactgtgagtaacatcaAGAAAACCCTCAGAGTCACATCTCCgctcacagagagagagtgatgaGAAGGTTGCCAGTGTTGGGGAGCCATTTCAGTTcctgttattttatttacagaaatgtgCCACAATTCAGCCTGGAGCCCAGCAGAGGGTGTGCTCAACATAATCCTCATTCCAGAATATAATGATTTACTCTTGATTCTAGttaaaaagttgaaatgtaaatttttGCGAAAAATAGTTTTGATAATATGTAATTGAAATAAAACGGCACGTGTCCTTAAGCTCTTCTTGCAGGGaaggctgttttgttttttttcccccacaaacCCATAACACTCGGTTAAAAATGGGACATGCTGCCTTGACGATGTGTGTTTCCATACAATAGGTAGATCTTTGAGGCATAGTCAAACTACAACAGAAGCtcctgtgtgtgcgcgcacagaGGCCGCTGGTTGTGGTGAATGTAAGATACTGCTGTCAAGAGGTTGCTGGCTCAATGGGTGCTGTAAAGTGTCTTATGGTCTTTACCAGCAAATCCAGGTAAAAATTATCAGATTTGGGCTACAGCTCCACAGGTCTGATAACTTTTGATTTCATGGCCAGGTTTTCTGAGGGTCCCacttagggatgggtattgataagattttcatgattccgattccattttcaattctgtttaacaattcgattctttatcaattctcttatcgattctttttaaaaaaggagaacactaaggtcgattagcttagaacgttgttttatatcttctctttgaacaagatagaaatttaggagtaacatggccttacaaacccaacagtgagatcttaagagatccacagcctacggctcttcaatggggtgtcacagggtccccaggaaaaaaaattgtaaatgtaaaataataaaataaatattcttctgtagcaataacaaagtattgctctgtagcaattacacaagaatatccagtaatgtccctgcctacaattaaacacattcacttaccaaaaatcgggggcatctggcaaatgggtgcaagccttttaccacaaacttagtcactgctcggtgacattcgtctatcctggcctgaaaggagacgctaccggtagactgcagcaagaactgccagcatctgagccagccagactctgtctctctcatcatggtcacctaaatgcacagtaatggcaggttttgtaataaggcagatcgcgctaacataatatgcactgttagttgattatttacctgccgcattaacgggagaggacgtgcaaacgttaccgctgctgctgggttgagattcacgagtccggagcagaatttaaaacacgacattcatttaggGTTATCACGTGTTtggtgagcaaatgcttttgcatattcgtagtgtttcctcccttaaatgaaatatctactttgcaagtattgcaagttgccctgttgtcatccgttctcttaaagtataaccaaacttttgagcgaggcgccatgtttcctgccaggtaaatgacgctccgcaacgtggtgacgtcattcggggcaaCTGGAATcaataagggaatcgtttgcaaaaatggcaaacaattccaaggaaatGAAatagtgggaaccggttctcaacaagaaccgggtttcgatacccaACCCTAGTCCCACTGGGTGTCCATATGCTTTTTGGGTCTTAATTTTGACCTATGTGTTATCATCTTAAGCAGGTTTTcgttgattttttttgtgtttttctttaaattgaTTGTTATTTGCTTGGATGTTTGAAGATTGTCTATTGTATAGAAATTAATACTTAAAGTCATAATCaagagtttattttcttaccatGGGAGTCTCTGGGGACTGACTCCCTGCTAGATGTTTTTAGATTAATGAATTATAAAAAAATCTTTGTGCTTTATTCAAGATTGgcagaaataacagaaaaatgcattaactCGAGTAAGACACCAGCAGCCAGTCATGCTACGTGTTTGGTTATCTCTAGAATATGTGTTTTTAGTCAGAAAACTGGTGTATGTTAAACTAAAATGGCACTTGATGCCTTAATTATATCTCTGATTGTGTGTATCAAGTTTCTTAACTAATTATCCAATTTGGGGTTGTATCAAGGatgtattttatgttttcacTGAACATATTTGGCCCTTATCTGTCAAAAGTTGTATTGTATATGGATGTGATGTGAGAAATTATGATGATCTCTCTCCTCTGCAGCATGAGGAGCACATGTCCAGGGTGTTTGACGAGGTGATGGGGCTGGGAGACTTCGCCGACTCCTCCAGGGGCTCCAATGCATCTTCCAAGAGTGGTGGACAGGACGAGACGAAGGGAGTGGACCAAACCTCAGGACAAGAGGAGCAACAAccaatggaggaggaggaggtggaagaggaggaggatagcaacagcagcaggaaagaagaaaagacagaCAAAGGGGCGGGCGAGTCATCACTTCCTCGCATTGCCTCACCCACCACTGACCCACAGGATTCTTTTAAAATGGGGACCAGCGAAGGGGGAGGTGGACGAGGAGGAAGCGGGGCAGCGGCTTTTGATGACGCGCTGGATGGCCTTCCTTCATTTGGGCAGGAGGAAGATGATGAAGACTGGCACTTTGCCCTACCCATGGGCACCCTGGAGGATGTAGATGTGGATAAGGCCGGCAGGAAAAGTAGCCAGCGGGAGAACAGCGAAGCTCCGAGCAATACCTTTGGTTCTGAGCCAAAAGTAGGGgaggctgaggaggaggaggaggaagaggaggaggagcaagaGCAAGAAGAGAGGGCAGGGAGCACCGGTTCCGCTAACACCTTCCACTCGTCACAAGACAACAGCAGAGGTAACGCTGCTTATTTTTGAAGGACACGATAATTAGTGACTCAtctgtttgcttatttttttatttctactcCACTGTTTTTATACAGTTAGTCACAGAGCGTACCATTCAGCTCATAAAACAGTCTTTGAGTTGAGGGTGGAGCttaataaaagcaaaaacaacccTCATGAGGTCACTATGATGTCAATTTAATTCCGCTTTATCTGTGTAACGCCAAATGACAACAAtcgtcacctcaaggcactttatacggTAAGGTACAATAACATATGTTATTACTGCATATGCAGGTCAGTTTAGATATAATTGCTTCACAGATGAAAGATAAGCAGATGattagaagaaaaacaaacaaatattcaGTAATTTAAAATACCATATAAATAGTATGCTTAGTAAAAATgagaaacctaaaaaaaaacaagcaaaatggTAACATTAAAGATAAATTGAGGCTGGAGTAATtgcattaaaatttttaaaaggcAGTcctaaataaatactttttaaaggAATATAAATATTAGTCGAAGCAAAGGACATAAATACAGTGATGTGTAGGCTCATGTCATGTCACACACATTTCTAATAACAAGGGGAGGCGAAAGCTCACAATCTGGCAGCACTGTCTGATTACATCACATAACTTGACAATTAAACAAGAATGAATGGCAGCATTTGAAATGTAATAGATTGACTATTTGAAATCCAAACATTTTACTTGCAGACTGACGGTTTTAACAGCACATGGATGGGGCTTCTCAAGTGTAGAAGCAGCCAACTTTCATAACCTTCACTAACTTTGAGTGATTTGGGGACTTTTGAGGCCGAGAAGTGGCGAAAGCAACAGAGGTTACCTGTTACCAGCACAGAAAAGTCTGTTAAGCCTGCAGGTCTGCAGCTAACAGGAGTGAAACGCCAGCTATTTCTTTAAAGAGGACTGCATGAAGAGAAGCCTTATAAGTGCAGGATGTTCTCCTTGAAGCCTACTTTTAGTCCAAGAGACAAATGATTTGAATCCCGGCGAGCTGCTCTGCAGATGTACCTCAGAAATGTGAAGACAGGAATGAGGTTAGCTCAGACTCACTTTGTTTTCTAACCCTACTAAATGATTTAGAATTTGGAAAATGTCTGTGCAGTGAGGTAAAGgactaaaataaatatttctatcATCCTCTTGGATCGTCATTTAAGATCCGCTGAGCCATTACAAGTTGTAACCTGCACATGTCctgaaagaaaagtgaaaatggTTTCAGAAGGtgtcacagattttttttttaaaactgtgaagtACACACAGTGCAAATACCTACatatgaaaaatataaatactgaATTCCTACTTCCAATCAAACCCACTCCATTGCAACAGATGGCTGCCCcgccctgagcctggttctgccagacttttcttcctgttaaaaaggagtttttccttcacactgtagCCAGGTGCTTGCTCACAGGAGTTGTCTGGTTGTTGGGCTTCTCTTTGTGTTATtgtgtctttaccttacaatataaagcgcccgGGGAGCTGACTCGTTGTGATTTGGTGTCATAATTCAGTTGAATTAAATGTAACCTTATAGAcagtagaaaagtgctaaaaCATTAATTTAACAAGTGCATGCCCGTGCTACAATTAGAATAAGTGGCAGTCAGTTCCTGCGTGTGACCAACGACATATCGATCGGGTATCGGGTAATGCACTGACAGAAGGTCTCAGTGGAAGTACTGCCAGTCAACAAGCCATTCTTAAAGAAGAGAAGTTAAACAAGAACCCGTCATGAATCCAGATTTGAAGTTTTTAGCTCAAATCATCAGATAGGTACAACAGAGcatctacagccatctgtgaaATACAGTGGAGGCTCCGTCATAGTCTGAGGCTGCTTGTCAGACAGTGGTGTTGGGATTGATCGAATTACAAAAGCAGAAAGATACAATCTGATCCACCGtgtaataccatctggaaagcatcttgATTGGCATCTATTTCCTCTGCATATCATATTTGTTCCTACTTATTTAAAGtgtttactaaaaaaaaaaaaaaaacgaaaacaaTAATAcatgctgttttatttgttttttttcccccccatccATGTTTAGATGCGGGCGTCCTGAACCAGACAGAGGAGACGGAAGACAGTGAGCAGGGAGAGGTGAGGGTTGGAAAACACTGTCAGTTAACTGCCTTTTCAGCTCGGGTAGTTATGGACGCTTTCTATTATTTCAGACGTCAGAGGCAGCTCCGGTGGAGGACAGCAATCCCCCAATTTCTCCGAGTGTGAATATAAAAGAGGAGCCTATTGATGAAGGCTACGATGCTGCGTTATTGCCTCAGAGCTCCATCAGACAGATCAAAGAGGAGCTCGAACACCAGGAGGTTGGTATagagaaaaggcaaagattACCTCACTGTATTTGGATTGAAGCTGCTAACAGACTAAATTGTTTCATAACAATACATAGACTCATTATTTCGGTCGTCAAGTTTAAAAATATCCCACCCAGTCACCTCAGAATCAGCCGATTGCTTTTGCACAATAACATgtcaaattttattttcatactATGTTAATATTTTCACAGTTTCAGGCCTTTGAAGTGCAGTGAGGTGGGTCAAAATTGTGTGCTTTTAAATTTAAGTCATGTTTTTCAGCATTTTGGAGCACACGAGCACTATCCCATGCTCTTATATAGTCACAGCATGAAGATCAAATTTTACCTGCCTTCATTAAATATACTGAAGTTATTGTACCAAAAATGGCTGATTCTGAGggtctttttaaataaatgattttttgACCTTTTGTATGTGATTTATAGCAGTatgaaagacagacagaaatgCGCAGTCTgatttcttattgttttattgttgcagGAGGAGCTGAGGATCAGCTCCGTCTTCTCTGTAGGTGGAGGCAACACCTTCGCCTCTCCTACCAGTGAGTGCATTTGTTTTAACATTAGTGGTGATGTCTTATACACTATGTTGtagtttatttgattttaacTGTAATAACAAGAATTCAAATTgtgttataattattattattagtcctGTTAATAATGCACCATAGAGTTTCAGTGAACCAAAGAAGATCTTGGTCTGAAAATTGGCCTGAAATTGGACCTAATGATAAACCACGGATTAGTGGCAGAAAGGAAAAATCTGCGAATTATCTAAGGGTTAATAAATCTGCCTGATAGCTTTGTTAACCTCTTGTCCACCTCAGTGCCAGCAGCAGTCCCAGCCCCGACTCCGACTGCCATTTTTATCCCTGGTAGAGGAGCTGTCCTACAAGCCATGGCTCCCCTCCCCATCAGACCTCCAGTTCCAGTCCCAACTTCACTACCAGCTCTGACACCAATACCGCCGCGCCCACCACAACCCCCAGTTCCTGGTAGCGTTCGCTGCAGCGGTTGCTCTAAGGTATTAATGCAAAAATGCACATTGTTAAAGGAAAACTACAATTTGAAAAGCTTCACGTAACTCTGTATTTAGCTTATCTGCTGAGAATTTGTACAATGATGTGACTTTACATTTTCAGGTTCTGCTGAAAGGTCAAACGGCTTTCCAGAGAAAAGGATCGACGCAGCTCTTCTGCTCCACCGTATGTCTGACGGGCCATCTTCCTCTGCCCACTAAAAACCGATGCTGTTTCCAGTGCAACAGGTACACACTTGTTTCCACTGGGCATAGATATGAACTCACTGCCTTGTGGTGCTATGAAAACCGTATACGGATGGTCACTTGAGAGTCTAACGAAATGCTACTTTATTTTACATGATctgcttttaaatttttaaatgtcactgaaATGTGAGACCCTTTAGTGCATAGCATAACTTTCTCTCTTTGCCTCTATCTTCACATTGCTTTGGAGCAGCTGGTTAGAGATAGCAACATGTTCATCTTACTAGAAGATAGCCCcctcacttttattttaaaatttcagtTGTTGCTCCGTCCAGTCTTATTGGTCATTGTGGGTCTGCTACTCCAGTTTCATTTGATGTCATTCAGCTATCGGACAAACTTAAAACTCGATCTATGATTTTAGGTGGCAATGATAGTCCTTGTTCTGATCTGGACAGCAAGCCTGCAAAACAAGGGCTTCCTGTGCTACCTGTGAATCAAAAGATTTGATTTATTCCATTTAAACCAGCACAGGGATCCACATGTCAGAATTTTGAATCCTCATTTTTCTGCAGTGTTATAAGCAGTAGTTTTTGAGGGTTACATATGAATGCTGTTAtattttatgcaatttttttgtatattttgtatgCTTTGTCCAGCTCATGCACTGTGTGACCTTCAAAACAGCTTAAACTTCCTGTTAGCAATCCACAATGGCAGGACTACTCAGGCCCTATGACATTGTACACGCATGGGTGATATTTTGAGTCTGTGTTGTTTTTAGTTCTTGTTTTACTCTTTGCAGGGAGATTGTTCAACCCAGGGACATGATCACGATCCCAGCAGACGACCGCACCTTCATGCACTTTTGTGGCCAGTTCTGTTTGTCCGTCTTTAGACacaagaagaaacagactgacaAGATTCCTGACAAATGGGCTGATAAACAAGTGGAGAGAAAGCCAGAGAAGCCGCCAGAGAAACCAGCAGAGCGCCAGACTGACAAACCCTTCTGTAGTGTCTGTAAAGTCTCCAACAAGGTAAAAGACCGCACGTGTGTAACATAAAGATCCAATTTTAGGTCAGCGTCTCTTCATTTTGGTTGTATTTATTGCTTCTCCACGTTTTGATTGTGATCATCTCTACAGCCAATTGAGCACGAGGTCACCCATCAAGGCCGCTTACACAGACTGTGCAGCGACGCTTGCTTTGTAACCTGGCGCAAGATACGTCAGTTAGCTATGAACTGCTGTGAAGGCTGCGGTCTTTACTGTAACACCAAATCAGGTTCCTGTCAGACACTCACGATCGAGAAGTCTCAGCTCAACTTCTGTGGTCCCACCTGCATTAGCACCTACAAACAGGTATAAATATCTTTGTATcagttaagataagataacctttattagtcccacacgtgggaaatttgttttgttacagcagaaagtggacagtgcaaagttacatagaaaaatttaaaaaaacaaaacactggaataagatAAGAATAAGATACAGCTCTATACATTTAACTTTTTAGAGGCATGTTGTTTATTTATGACAAAacctgtttttgtcttttgttgtttttttggtttttttgccaCCTTATTGCTCAGGGGCAGCTATGCCCCCTCATATGTGTCCAAATTATCAGAACCTGCTGAATTTTGAAGATATATGCTTCATGAATGCTAGACTTGAATTGATGTTTTGGCATACTTGGGTGGTTCAGTGGTTTGTCCTGTCGTATCATATGAAGAGGGATCTGTCCTGGGCAGTGTGAAGTTTTTTCGGGAGTTACAATAATCGATCCAACttcttagtttaaaaaaaaaagtgtttttcataacaaaatgttttatagTCAGTCTCTTTGAGCAAAATGGGAGCAGCACAGACTATCCTCGCAAGCACAGCTGCTGCTTCTGTGTGCATATATACATGCATTTGTTCTCATGATTCATTATGTCAGAAAAATCATGCTCGGCACCCTCGTATCGTTTCCTCCACAGACCTGTAGAAAGACAACAGAGTGCGCGTACTGTCACAAGACAGTGGTCGTGTCCACCACCATCATGGAACGAGACCAGAagggaaaagttcagctttacTGTTCAGTGGTCTGCGTGGAACAGAGTCGACCACCTCAGCATAATCTCACTGGTATGACAAACACGCGTCCACATGTGTCAGGGTCATGTCACAAGCACAGGGTTTACAGCAGTATATTTATTACAAATTAAGATATCATGCAGAATAGAAAATAATTAGTTAGCTTAATTAGTTAGCCTCCTGGCTCCCTTGGAGGAAAAATctcaagtttttgtttttaatgactgttttatttttttatttttttgcaggtACTCCATTCCCATGTTCCCTGTGTAAAGTGACCGCCGTTCCTCAGTATCACCTTGCCATGGTGGACGGCACCATACGTAACTTCTGCTCCTACACCTGTGTGTCTATCTTCAGGGTAAGGCAACAGTGGCGTTAATAAATTTAACGATGGCACACATTGATGGTCTAAGCCGTCttgtacttttttctttttttttcttttcctttaatgTCTCATAGAAATCTGGCCACATATCCCAGCCAGACCTGACCAATGGAGCCTCTTCTCTCAGGGACCCCTCCGTCAGAGATGCCCCCAAACCGGGGCCTTCTGCCGGAGCCAGCTCAGTCCCTCCCGTCCCTCAGGATTACCCATCCTCAGTTCCCTATCCAGGCAATCATCCCAGTCATACCTCAGTGCCCCCACTAGTGCCTCCCCATCCGGCCATCTCCTCCTCCCCTTCTGTGCCAGGACAAACGCAGGCCGGTCAGCCACTGAAACCGGCAGAGGGCCGGCTAGGTGACACCTCCAAACTGACCTGTCATCAGTGCAGCAAACAGTTCAACACCAAGCCGCTATTATTCAGCCACCAGGTAAGTAAACTCACTCATATCCTTCTGCATGACCAGTGCCGCACCATAAAAAAGGAATATactagttgttgtttttgcctGCAGGGTCGAATTTCTGTGTTCTGCAGTAAGATGTGCTGTGAGCAGTATAAAACCCAGAAAAATATCCTTGCTGTGTGCGAGTGGTGTAAGCAGGATAAGGTGATCTTTGACACCATCGCCTACAACCAGCAGGACCTGGTCTTCTGCAGTGAAAGTGAGTAATGCTCAAAGATGGCCTTCATCCTGTTCTACACTGTTGATGCTAGTCAAGTTTCGTCATGTTGGTTACTAAACATAATTCAGCCATGTGCCGCTCTATTGCTGTGATCCTTTGGAAATCCTTCTCATCAGAGGTCATCTCGGTTATTATTTTTTACCCTCAAACTCTAACTCACAATCTACttgtacttttttatttttaaaattttgaaagTACAAGATAATTCTTATCTCTTAGGAACTATCTGCATTTTCTCTCTagcttttctctctgttttaatTTCCAGATTTGCTTGCTTAATTGTGTTTGtagtagagatggaccgatccgatattaagtatcggtatcggtccgatactgacctaaattactggatcggatatcggcgagaaattaaaaaatgtaatccgatccattaaatatcaaaaaagcacctcacaaaacttgcgacacgacgtaactcggctTGTAACCATAGCACAtcgaagcagtgtgctcacgatagagcggctgtgtttatttgtagcctcgctagcaatccagcatttcatctccgaggaagttatcccagagagaagtaaagcaagtgtgtaagttcatctctgaatgtttgtaaagcgtacctacgttaagcttaacaaccgatatatgaagcctcttctctctccctctcttgctgctacttcaatcatgaaactgcttaatgatcagctgatcggcttttctgtcgcgagtccgtctctcttctttgtttttggcccactttgcaccagaaagaggaaaccagcggctgaacaacagcagcacgtttaaccttgataagctgttgttagaatttatttaatattactttctacaccaggatccttttctacgcagctgacggctggtaactgtgcaggggcggatctagcaaagtttagccaggggggccgatagggcattaacagggaaaagggggcacaaagacatacttatctttcttattctcatttaaaatgcctagcttttaataaataattatctgaatcttacacccaaagttttaatctgatgtaaaatgtatagaagtcattactgtatatagtaactgttaagtctaatataccctagtaagctatactactttttcctttgggaaccatctgtgcagtctgcaattctgtagaagaaagatgttgaatatatttaattattcttgaaaaataatttatttctgtgcatttttttcacactgcatcaaattaaagttgattacgtcgattaagcatcatgaggtggagggtgggggtggttcccttttttttttttttttttttttttgctgggagtttgcaaccctattagttaggttgcttaatatttctgctaagtactctttaaaataccagaataggaaggatggagtaggtttaagtttattagattgatcagtattgctgaactatgaaatattttgggtgcagtgtattttttacatacaggtataacagaatagctttagtgttgttgtttatttaaacttgagtatgaacttatacaaaatgcagcaagatataaaaaaaaaaacagttttattgattaaaaaacacactatatcggattaatatcggtatcggcagatatccaaatttatgatatcggtatcggtatcggacataaaaaagtggtatcgtgccatctctagtttgtAGTAGTGCTGAGTTAATAGCCCTCCTGCTGTGTTTTCCAGACTGTAAGCTGCTCTTCAAGCATGACCTGACTTCTCGTAGCAAGGAGCATGTCTGGCGTCCCTGCACCTACTGCTCTGGCATTGCGCAGAAGATGCTGCACAGTCACTACGGAGGCAAGCTGGAGGAGTTCTGCAGACCCCACTGCATGTCCCAGTACACTGTACTCTACTACGGGGTGAGAATACGGCTGCCCCACTGCACTATACACCGAACCACACGATGCCTCTTGCAGCGTGTTGAATGTGGTCGTGTCTTCCTATGTCTTGGTGCAGATGGGTCGGTGTGACAGTTGCAGGAAGCAGGGCTACATGACAGAGAAGCTGCAGTGTTTGGGTTCGGTGCGTAACTTCTGCAACCTGCCCTGCCTACAGCAGTACTGCCACCTTCACTTTGAGACGAGCCAACACAGCAGCGGTAACGGGACGGCGCCACAGACACCATATGGTAAACAATGTTCAAAACTGTAAAGCACATGAACACGCGCAGTAATTATTTCAAATCTGCAAAAACTTAGAAAGCTACAGAGCTGCTTCTCAAATGGTGTTTAAATCAAAACATACCAAGTAAGGTCTGCGTGGTAAACACTGAAGCATCTGGGTGAAGGGATTGCATTCACTATTCTGGGTTTGACCCCGTTTGTCTCTACTTCCAGCTCCAACCCAACCCCACCACTCCTCAAAGATGAATCCAGTCATAGCTGACGTCGTCTCATTGGCCAACGGCTCTGCCACACAGCCCAGCGTGTCAGCAGATACCACTCTGACTGGTTAGTACATGCACACATCCATAAAACCAGTGTCCTAATATTCTaatattttttgtgtatttagtGTCTTTAGATTTGGTTTTTAAACGTTTTATCCTTTCTAGAGT
This is a stretch of genomic DNA from Pelmatolapia mariae isolate MD_Pm_ZW linkage group LG16_19, Pm_UMD_F_2, whole genome shotgun sequence. It encodes these proteins:
- the si:ch211-266o15.1 gene encoding zinc finger MYM-type protein 4 isoform X2, translated to MADSEEYRLKRLKHEEHMSRVFDEVMGLGDFADSSRGSNASSKSGGQDETKGVDQTSGQEEQQPMEEEEVEEEEDSNSSRKEEKTDKGAGESSLPRIASPTTDPQDSFKMGTSEGGGGRGGSGAAAFDDALDGLPSFGQEEDDEDWHFALPMGTLEDVDVDKAGRKSSQRENSEAPSNTFGSEPKVGEAEEEEEEEEEEQEQEERAGSTGSANTFHSSQDNSRDAGVLNQTEETEDSEQGETSEAAPVEDSNPPISPSVNIKEEPIDEGYDAALLPQSSIRQIKEELEHQEEELRISSVFSVGGGNTFASPTMPAAVPAPTPTAIFIPGRGAVLQAMAPLPIRPPVPVPTSLPALTPIPPRPPQPPVPGSVRCSGCSKVLLKGQTAFQRKGSTQLFCSTVCLTGHLPLPTKNRCCFQCNREIVQPRDMITIPADDRTFMHFCGQFCLSVFRHKKKQTDKIPDKWADKQVERKPEKPPEKPAERQTDKPFCSVCKVSNKPIEHEVTHQGRLHRLCSDACFVTWRKIRQLAMNCCEGCGLYCNTKSGSCQTLTIEKSQLNFCGPTCISTYKQTCRKTTECAYCHKTVVVSTTIMERDQKGKVQLYCSVVCVEQSRPPQHNLTGTPFPCSLCKVTAVPQYHLAMVDGTIRNFCSYTCVSIFRKSGHISQPDLTNGASSLRDPSVRDAPKPGPSAGASSVPPVPQDYPSSVPYPGNHPSHTSVPPLVPPHPAISSSPSVPGQTQAGQPLKPAEGRLGDTSKLTCHQCSKQFNTKPLLFSHQGRISVFCSKMCCEQYKTQKNILAVCEWCKQDKVIFDTIAYNQQDLVFCSENCKLLFKHDLTSRSKEHVWRPCTYCSGIAQKMLHSHYGGKLEEFCRPHCMSQYTVLYYGMGRCDSCRKQGYMTEKLQCLGSVRNFCNLPCLQQYCHLHFETSQHSSGNGTAPQTPYAPTQPHHSSKMNPVIADVVSLANGSATQPSVSADTTLTGALPTSNVDGKNLDHASTQTDAMRVPSSRRRQMKNKSVLCRPFTMDQESMCQLPSTESGGEENVKVLMVPVPVPVFIPVPMNMYSQHTPVPLPMPMPVPVPMLVPPLNKDTKDAAVQSEASLVEEEKQRDESGADQNTSESGAMKSEVVAPTIPHHGETLREEEDRADLPLTQTSDKNPEAADPEPETSQMTTDPPASCADDQPPTSPMMDLENDFPSKSLDQKSCAPQRGVKRPREGSSGRKRGRRRTGSLERGTAMALSAASKLNHLYGVKAWRSWVQQRNKQPQKSDPVEVKEDVLDCNSAELSFGLSCFIKEVRRPNGEPYSPDSIFYLCLGIQQHLFMMGRIENIFTDQLYNQFASEISGMLQLWKPKLLPSGGVVSSRVEESYLWECKQLGAYSPIVLLNTLLFFCTKYFHFNTVEKHQRLSFSNFTRHSKPCSRAGKVYYLQFQRSSASAPSSEETERLRKRQTENEGDLEMMENVTNPLHCPVRLYEFYLSRCPESVKKKTNMFYLQPEQNVHTHSPHWYTSQPLDAATLQSMLTRILAVREVQQEEEAVVLASSSAPAECGGLQ